In one window of Tellurirhabdus rosea DNA:
- a CDS encoding ATP-binding protein: MVSQQVQPDTARLRLQVARIGANFSTNSLTRNLALLERVLPLARRYPTSVHTGTLYFYLGRVLRDLGRPAESLDYFQKAEIILARSEKAGTGYGWLLYEKCLTLSALKREGEATRDALRCLDWAQEKKQPQLQASACAMLSFIFEQQGQTERSRYYNTLLEKLKKVQPPSERDRYRQSEAHCTADGDFVTALFFSKKTLGLLKAEKDKEAILNHLHQSTIALLFRLHRFEEARAYIGEALALNETYQKLSLFSDLWSDLAWYQAATGHPAEARRAAQTMLYYARLTEDPALVREAWLRQSQVYERIRDFAGALEALKKFHSLNDSLQNTKRTIEVAQAESRYRLEQKEAQIHRLIRFARLSHLRAENQAQQYAYLNRQCWLLAVIGMLAAVASMLVTYYLLRSIKLRRALKAQNAEIDKQAKALAEANQLKDRLFSILSHDLRGPVASIKAALVLQQDKVCGDAGLSGIDQQVNRLQELIDNLLYWSMNQRNGLRVYARPVSLHDLLNEVVETYKGLIARKQMEVVWEGPDICLQTDETLAVLVIRNIFHNALKFTPPNGRVRLVTEQTANKAKLHIVDTGIGMNASLLPGLSQRGTGLGLPLSADLMKLCGGSLRINSTLGAGTTVTLTWLI, encoded by the coding sequence ATGGTCTCCCAGCAGGTCCAGCCCGACACCGCCCGGTTGCGCCTGCAGGTGGCTCGGATTGGCGCCAATTTCAGCACGAACTCGCTTACACGAAACCTGGCCCTGCTTGAGCGGGTGCTTCCGCTGGCCCGGCGCTACCCGACCAGCGTTCATACAGGTACTCTTTATTTCTACCTGGGTCGTGTGCTCAGAGACCTGGGGCGACCGGCCGAAAGTCTGGACTATTTTCAGAAAGCAGAAATCATCCTGGCGCGGAGCGAAAAGGCTGGAACAGGCTACGGATGGCTGCTTTACGAAAAATGCCTCACCCTCTCTGCCCTGAAACGGGAAGGAGAGGCCACCAGAGACGCCTTGCGATGCCTGGACTGGGCGCAGGAGAAAAAACAGCCTCAACTTCAGGCTTCAGCCTGTGCGATGCTGTCGTTCATCTTTGAGCAGCAGGGGCAAACGGAGCGCAGCCGGTACTACAACACGCTGCTGGAAAAACTCAAAAAGGTCCAGCCCCCGTCGGAACGGGACCGATACCGGCAGTCGGAGGCTCACTGCACGGCCGACGGCGATTTCGTCACCGCTTTGTTTTTCAGCAAAAAGACCCTCGGCTTGCTAAAAGCGGAGAAGGACAAGGAGGCCATTCTCAATCACCTGCACCAAAGCACCATTGCCTTGCTGTTCCGGTTGCACCGGTTCGAGGAAGCCAGAGCGTACATCGGCGAGGCGCTGGCGCTCAACGAAACCTACCAGAAGCTGTCGCTTTTCAGCGATTTGTGGTCGGATCTGGCTTGGTATCAGGCGGCCACCGGTCACCCGGCGGAGGCAAGGCGGGCAGCCCAAACGATGCTGTACTACGCCCGTCTGACGGAGGACCCGGCCCTCGTACGGGAAGCGTGGCTCAGACAGTCCCAGGTTTACGAACGCATTCGTGATTTCGCCGGGGCGCTGGAGGCCCTGAAAAAATTCCATTCACTCAACGACAGCCTCCAAAATACCAAAAGAACCATTGAAGTGGCCCAGGCAGAATCCCGTTATCGTCTGGAGCAGAAAGAGGCGCAGATTCACCGGCTGATCCGATTCGCCCGACTTTCTCACCTGAGAGCAGAAAATCAGGCCCAGCAGTACGCCTACCTCAACCGCCAGTGCTGGCTGCTGGCCGTCATTGGAATGCTGGCGGCCGTTGCTTCCATGCTGGTCACTTACTACCTTCTGCGAAGCATAAAACTGAGGCGCGCCCTGAAGGCACAGAATGCCGAAATCGATAAGCAGGCCAAAGCGCTGGCCGAGGCCAACCAGCTCAAAGACCGCCTGTTTTCGATCCTGAGCCATGACCTGCGCGGGCCGGTCGCCAGCATCAAAGCGGCCCTCGTGCTCCAGCAGGACAAAGTTTGCGGCGACGCCGGGCTCAGCGGAATCGACCAGCAGGTGAACCGCTTGCAGGAACTGATCGACAATCTGCTCTATTGGTCAATGAACCAGCGGAACGGCCTCCGGGTGTACGCCCGCCCGGTTTCGCTGCACGACCTGCTGAACGAGGTGGTAGAGACGTACAAAGGGCTGATCGCCAGAAAACAGATGGAAGTGGTTTGGGAAGGCCCGGATATCTGCCTTCAGACCGACGAGACGCTGGCCGTTCTGGTGATCCGGAACATCTTCCACAATGCCCTCAAGTTTACCCCTCCCAACGGCCGGGTGCGGCTGGTCACGGAGCAAACCGCGAACAAAGCAAAACTGCATATCGTGGATACCGGAATTGGCATGAACGCCAGCCTGCTGCCCGGTTTGAGCCAGCGGGGAACCGGGCTGGGACTGCCGCTTTCTGCTGATCTGATGAAGCTGTGCGGAGGCTCGCTCCGGATAAACAGTACCCTCGGGGCCGGTACGACGGTTACTTTAACCTGGTTGATCTAA
- a CDS encoding LytR/AlgR family response regulator transcription factor codes for MKSCRCLVIEDSPQFTALLKEYLARIPYMATPVFAGSVREAIALLQQPFDLIFLDIHLPDLSGLEILQSFPQLPPVIVTTSAPEYAVACYDFDVADYLVKPYSFTRFMRAVNRACPPPEPGRQRGEESLFLKVGHAMQRFDLASIDIVQAYGIYCKIIGGGKTAVVNETISSLENKLPPNQFMRVHKSYIINLKNVFSYSHRTIFIASVEVPLGTAYRDRFRMFLGLEKTQEN; via the coding sequence ATGAAAAGTTGTCGTTGTCTGGTTATCGAGGACTCTCCGCAGTTCACTGCCCTGCTGAAGGAGTATCTGGCCCGGATTCCCTATATGGCTACGCCGGTCTTTGCGGGCAGCGTGCGGGAGGCAATTGCGCTGTTACAGCAGCCGTTTGATCTCATCTTTCTGGACATTCATTTACCGGACCTCTCCGGTCTGGAGATTCTGCAATCCTTCCCCCAGCTTCCGCCCGTCATCGTAACCACCTCGGCGCCGGAGTACGCCGTAGCGTGTTACGACTTCGATGTAGCGGATTATCTAGTAAAACCTTACTCGTTTACGCGCTTTATGCGGGCCGTCAACCGGGCGTGTCCACCACCGGAGCCGGGGCGCCAGCGGGGCGAAGAAAGCCTTTTCCTGAAGGTGGGCCACGCCATGCAGCGGTTTGACCTCGCCAGCATCGATATCGTGCAGGCGTATGGCATCTACTGCAAGATCATCGGCGGCGGCAAAACGGCGGTTGTCAACGAAACCATTTCCTCGCTTGAAAACAAGCTGCCGCCGAACCAGTTCATGCGCGTGCACAAATCCTACATCATCAACTTGAAAAACGTTTTCTCATACAGTCACCGGACGATTTTCATCGCCTCGGTAGAAGTGCCGCTTGGCACGGCCTACCGGGACCGTTTCCGTATGTTTTTGGGACTTGAAAAAACTCAGGAAAATTGA
- a CDS encoding RNA polymerase sigma factor, with protein sequence MKLAVLNQNRLADEEILHLYLQTRSDKWFTVLYERHVRKIRRLCISVTKDPLLAEDYTQDIFIRTFSKLEQFEGRASFSSWLYSLAYHYCLGVLRKHARLPMVALEDHHNLLAGEPEDDNFAQRWHRVARVMATLSADDQQLLQLKYEESLGIQEIASRYETSEGSIKMRLKRARGRIMMSCNKMAA encoded by the coding sequence ATGAAACTTGCTGTACTTAACCAAAATCGCCTCGCAGACGAAGAGATTCTGCACCTGTATTTACAAACCCGATCCGACAAATGGTTTACGGTCCTGTACGAAAGACATGTCCGAAAAATCCGTCGCCTCTGCATTTCGGTAACCAAGGACCCGTTGCTGGCCGAAGATTACACGCAGGACATTTTCATCCGGACGTTCAGCAAACTGGAGCAGTTTGAAGGCCGGGCGTCCTTCTCGTCCTGGCTGTATTCGCTGGCGTACCATTACTGTCTGGGAGTCCTCCGCAAGCACGCCCGCCTGCCGATGGTTGCCCTGGAAGACCATCACAACCTGCTGGCCGGAGAACCCGAAGACGATAATTTTGCCCAGCGCTGGCACCGGGTCGCCCGGGTCATGGCGACCCTCTCGGCGGACGACCAACAGCTGCTGCAACTCAAATACGAAGAATCGCTGGGAATTCAGGAGATCGCCAGTCGGTACGAGACCAGCGAAGGCAGCATCAAAATGCGCCTCAAACGCGCCCGCGGCCGCATCATGATGTCGTGCAACAAAATGGCCGCCTGA
- a CDS encoding glycoside hydrolase family 140 protein, whose protein sequence is MLARSAFFFAFLAITLSAAGQKTAPAALSKLYILKDKRYLMRGDQKPFFWLGDTAWELFHRLTREEADLYLKNRAAKGFTVIQAVALAEFDGLTQPNAYGQLPLKNNDPTQPVEAYFQHVDWVINRAGELGLVVGLLPTWGDKFNKKWGKGPEIFTPENARRYGEYLGRRYRNKPVIWILGGDRNPEGETRMTLIRAMAEGIRSGNGGTQLMTYHPMGDSNSAGFFHSDTWLNFNMFQSGHAARNKKNYVIQRQNYSLFPVKPTLDGEPRYEDHPVDWKPEQGYFDDFDVRQAAWWAMLSGGCGHTYGNHSIWQFFDVARNPPISAARTHWTRAMDSPGAFQMGYLRRLYESHPWTRLLPEQSVILNNNPDDGGHQVAALSEDDNFLFAYTPHGRPLTIDLSRLKAAPQLLAYWFNPRDGRTQRIGTFPNTGRQEFKPYAAGPGTDWVLVVDDAKAPWAGYGLKK, encoded by the coding sequence ATGCTTGCCCGTTCTGCCTTTTTTTTCGCTTTTCTCGCCATCACCCTGTCGGCCGCCGGGCAGAAAACGGCTCCGGCGGCGTTGTCAAAATTATACATCCTTAAAGACAAACGGTACCTCATGCGCGGCGACCAGAAGCCGTTTTTCTGGCTGGGCGATACGGCCTGGGAGCTTTTCCACCGGCTCACCCGGGAGGAGGCCGACCTCTATCTGAAAAACCGGGCCGCCAAAGGATTTACCGTTATCCAGGCCGTGGCCCTGGCCGAGTTCGACGGTCTGACGCAGCCGAACGCCTACGGGCAGCTTCCGCTGAAGAACAACGACCCCACCCAGCCGGTGGAAGCTTATTTCCAGCACGTGGACTGGGTGATCAACCGGGCCGGGGAACTGGGTCTGGTGGTGGGCTTGCTGCCGACCTGGGGCGATAAGTTCAACAAGAAATGGGGAAAAGGTCCGGAAATCTTTACGCCCGAAAATGCCCGCCGCTACGGCGAGTACCTGGGCCGCCGCTACCGCAACAAGCCGGTAATCTGGATTCTGGGCGGCGACCGCAACCCGGAAGGGGAGACGCGCATGACCCTCATCCGGGCTATGGCCGAAGGCATCCGGAGCGGCAACGGCGGTACCCAGCTCATGACCTACCACCCCATGGGCGATAGCAACTCGGCGGGCTTTTTTCATTCCGATACGTGGCTCAACTTCAACATGTTTCAGTCCGGGCACGCCGCCCGCAACAAGAAAAACTACGTGATTCAGCGGCAGAACTACAGCCTGTTTCCGGTCAAACCCACCCTCGACGGCGAGCCGCGGTACGAAGACCACCCGGTGGACTGGAAACCGGAGCAGGGCTACTTTGATGATTTCGACGTCCGGCAGGCGGCCTGGTGGGCCATGCTTTCGGGCGGCTGCGGGCATACCTACGGCAACCACAGCATCTGGCAGTTCTTCGATGTGGCCCGGAACCCGCCCATTTCGGCGGCCCGCACGCACTGGACGCGGGCGATGGACAGCCCCGGCGCGTTTCAGATGGGTTACCTGCGGCGGCTGTATGAGTCGCACCCCTGGACGCGTTTGCTGCCCGAGCAGTCGGTTATTCTGAACAACAACCCGGACGATGGCGGCCACCAGGTGGCGGCTTTGTCGGAGGACGATAATTTTCTGTTTGCCTACACGCCCCACGGCCGCCCGCTGACCATCGACCTAAGCCGTCTGAAGGCCGCGCCGCAGCTGCTGGCCTACTGGTTCAATCCGCGCGATGGCAGGACGCAGCGCATCGGCACGTTTCCCAACACGGGCCGGCAGGAGTTCAAACCCTACGCCGCCGGTCCCGGCACCGACTGGGTGCTGGTTGTCGACGATGCCAAAGCGCCCTGGGCAGGCTACGGCCTCAAGAAGTAG
- a CDS encoding Sua5/YciO/YrdC/YwlC family protein: MTPTTREIVFALRQGHFLRLADETGLSMACDPSHAEAVEKLLEVRQDLVPPPLPTLLINDSGMLNLYVRPIPEVAWDLIDFAETPVTVLFQGGVNLPEVFRPQVPLRKVLSEPVRQLIGALGRGLLTLPFESLEWPVGLNEPELQWGKAPAQPHLPRIMELGPKGEVAFLRK; this comes from the coding sequence ATGACACCCACAACGCGCGAAATAGTTTTTGCTCTGAGACAGGGCCATTTTTTACGGCTGGCGGACGAAACCGGCCTGTCGATGGCCTGCGACCCTTCCCATGCCGAAGCCGTTGAGAAACTGCTTGAGGTCCGGCAGGACCTGGTTCCGCCTCCCCTGCCCACGCTGCTGATTAACGACAGCGGCATGCTCAACCTCTACGTCCGGCCGATTCCGGAGGTGGCCTGGGACCTGATTGATTTTGCCGAAACGCCCGTCACGGTGTTGTTTCAGGGAGGTGTGAACCTGCCCGAGGTGTTCAGACCGCAGGTGCCGCTCCGGAAAGTGCTGAGCGAGCCGGTCCGGCAGCTGATCGGGGCGCTGGGAAGAGGACTGCTCACCCTGCCGTTCGAATCGCTCGAATGGCCCGTGGGCCTCAACGAACCCGAACTGCAATGGGGGAAAGCCCCGGCCCAACCCCACCTCCCCCGCATCATGGAACTGGGTCCGAAAGGGGAAGTGGCGTTTTTAAGAAAATGA
- a CDS encoding CCA tRNA nucleotidyltransferase, whose translation MNYKDTLHTIPLFELVAREATALGVPAYVIGGYVRDLILNRPSKDIDIVCLGSGIELAEAVGRALNVPVTVFKNFGTAMLKTDAAEGAGWEVEFVGARKESYRADSRKPIVEDGTLEDDQNRRDFTINAMGISLNEADFGQLIDPFGGVEDLRRKTIRTPLEPSITFSDDPLRMLRAARFATQLGFDIEPDTFDAMVQMKDRISIVSKERILDELNKIILAPRPSYGFKLLYHAGLLDLIFPELVALKGVQTIENKGHKDNFYHTLQVLDNVAERSPDLWLRWAALLHDIAKPATKRFDARVGWTFHGHEDLGARQVPHIFRKMKLPLNEKMRFVQKLVRLHLRPIALVKEAITDSALRRLLFEAGEDLEALMTLCRADITSKNYERVKKHLANFDRVEQKLHDLEERDKLRRFQPVVTGEMIMETFGLQPSKEVGQIKVAIREAILDGKIANTFDEAYPFMLEEGKKLGLTVTTLIRPSVASGPSVD comes from the coding sequence ATGAATTACAAAGATACCCTCCATACCATCCCTCTGTTTGAGCTCGTGGCGCGGGAAGCAACGGCGCTTGGCGTCCCGGCTTACGTCATCGGAGGCTACGTACGGGATTTGATTCTGAACCGGCCTTCCAAAGACATCGACATCGTCTGTCTGGGGAGCGGCATCGAACTGGCCGAGGCGGTTGGCCGGGCGCTGAACGTGCCGGTAACGGTGTTCAAAAACTTCGGGACGGCCATGCTCAAAACGGACGCCGCCGAAGGGGCCGGCTGGGAGGTGGAATTTGTCGGAGCCCGCAAGGAGTCATACCGCGCGGATTCGCGCAAGCCCATCGTGGAAGACGGCACGCTCGAAGACGACCAGAACCGCCGGGATTTTACCATCAACGCGATGGGCATCAGCCTCAACGAAGCCGACTTCGGCCAGCTGATCGATCCCTTCGGCGGCGTGGAGGATTTGCGCCGGAAAACCATCCGGACCCCGCTCGAACCGTCGATTACCTTTTCGGACGACCCGCTCCGGATGCTGCGGGCGGCCCGCTTCGCCACGCAGCTGGGTTTTGACATCGAACCCGATACCTTCGACGCGATGGTGCAGATGAAGGACCGGATCAGCATTGTGTCGAAAGAGCGGATTCTGGACGAACTGAACAAGATCATCCTGGCCCCCCGTCCGTCCTACGGCTTCAAACTGCTGTACCACGCGGGTTTGCTGGACCTCATTTTCCCGGAACTGGTCGCCCTGAAAGGCGTGCAGACCATCGAGAACAAAGGCCATAAGGACAATTTCTACCATACCTTACAGGTGCTCGACAACGTGGCCGAACGCAGCCCTGATCTCTGGCTTCGCTGGGCGGCCCTGCTGCACGACATTGCCAAACCCGCCACCAAACGCTTCGATGCCCGGGTGGGCTGGACCTTCCACGGGCACGAAGACCTCGGCGCCCGGCAGGTTCCGCATATTTTCCGGAAAATGAAGCTGCCGCTGAACGAAAAAATGCGGTTTGTGCAGAAGCTCGTCCGGCTGCACCTGCGCCCGATTGCGCTGGTCAAGGAAGCCATTACCGATTCGGCCCTGCGCCGACTCCTGTTTGAGGCGGGCGAAGACCTGGAGGCGCTCATGACGCTCTGCCGGGCCGATATTACCTCGAAAAATTACGAGCGGGTCAAGAAACATCTTGCTAATTTTGACCGGGTTGAGCAGAAGCTTCACGATCTGGAAGAACGGGACAAGCTGCGGCGCTTCCAGCCGGTCGTGACGGGCGAGATGATCATGGAAACCTTCGGGCTGCAGCCGTCCAAAGAGGTCGGGCAGATCAAAGTCGCCATCCGGGAAGCTATTCTGGATGGCAAAATTGCCAATACCTTCGACGAGGCGTACCCGTTTATGCTCGAAGAAGGAAAAAAGCTGGGATTAACCGTTACGACACTCATCCGTCCCTCCGTCGCCAGCGGCCCCTCCGTGGACTGA
- a CDS encoding PAS domain-containing sensor histidine kinase — MSTHLEVTSAFTPYGLLQQVLDSSLSGILILNSVRNEQGGLVDFEIALLNKVAAQHLNQPPDELLGRRIRQDFGARWDAFLPEQYEQVIRTKEAVQAEHCQTLPGRETADWLHVSITALGDGVTVAFEIITDLKEATLALQQQAQQYNEVLNSSANGIARYRCLYDEAGRPVDLLAVFINDKGVEISGIPRETHLSVPYSQIPRGQARQELLPWMLDVVQQGKTDARLIYAADIGFWFEMTATPHQPDLLTLTYSDVTEVQRLRLEASAQANFLESIFENLGAGQVLFRPVRDQAGQIIDFRYLLTNKANAEYVGMSPTAMQGRLMSELFPESMHTDLFDKLCEVADRGQSLRHIQHYRYDNVNAWLDYSISRYGSDVLFSFLDVTEIKQLQLAQQEQAGLLQSVIDNSPNGIVLIEAIRDERGIIQDFRYLLSNNTNNAALGLSPEAVYQQSVKTLQPGIRQTDLFRQLVEVTETGLSQTTLLHFGEPPEEGWFDCSMTRQGDGVLFMFQDVTEQKKMERAIRSQANLLQGILDVAPVHIIVSQAIRNEQNQIVDFRHVLVNSQICEWSGVPVEEFYRQTALEMRMAYPDPESFAADVQMVETGEPLHTQFEYNGRWVDMQKVKFDDGFIAAGIDITQLQIYRQTLETRNRDLERTNENLRQFAYVASHDLQEPLRKLQSFGDLLEGQFKDELGETGQDLIARMQSAARRMSSLIHDLLMFSRVSNNELVLKQTDLNAVAGDVLHTLEFQLEESGGTVHFEPLPTVTGDRMQLQQLIQNLISNAIKFRRPGHPPRIQIRHQLVLGEILPAHLSPARKYHQIEVEDNGIGFDEKYLDRIFQIFQRLHGKTNFTGTGIGLAICKRVVENHHGHLTARSQPDQGATFTVYLPAETD; from the coding sequence ATGTCAACCCATTTAGAAGTTACGTCTGCTTTCACCCCGTATGGACTTCTCCAGCAGGTACTTGACAGTTCGCTGAGCGGTATCCTTATCCTGAACAGCGTTCGTAACGAACAGGGCGGCCTTGTCGATTTTGAAATAGCACTCCTCAATAAAGTAGCGGCCCAGCATCTGAACCAGCCCCCGGACGAACTGCTCGGCCGCCGCATCCGTCAGGACTTCGGTGCCCGCTGGGACGCTTTTCTTCCGGAACAGTACGAACAGGTCATCCGGACGAAGGAAGCCGTCCAGGCCGAACACTGCCAGACGCTGCCGGGCCGGGAAACGGCCGACTGGCTCCACGTCTCCATAACGGCGCTCGGCGACGGGGTCACGGTGGCTTTCGAAATCATTACCGACCTGAAAGAGGCGACGCTGGCCCTTCAGCAGCAGGCTCAACAGTACAACGAGGTGCTCAACAGCTCGGCCAACGGCATTGCCCGTTACCGCTGCCTGTACGACGAAGCGGGTAGGCCGGTGGACCTGCTGGCGGTTTTCATCAACGACAAAGGCGTGGAAATTTCCGGGATTCCCCGCGAGACCCACCTCAGTGTTCCCTACAGCCAGATTCCCCGCGGACAGGCCCGGCAGGAGTTGCTGCCCTGGATGCTCGACGTGGTGCAGCAGGGAAAGACGGACGCCCGGCTGATCTACGCCGCGGATATCGGCTTCTGGTTTGAGATGACCGCGACCCCTCACCAGCCCGACCTGCTTACCCTGACGTACAGCGACGTGACGGAAGTCCAGCGCCTTCGGCTCGAAGCGTCCGCTCAGGCCAATTTTCTGGAGTCCATTTTTGAAAATCTGGGGGCCGGACAGGTGCTTTTCCGGCCGGTCCGGGATCAGGCCGGGCAGATCATTGACTTCCGCTACCTGCTGACCAACAAGGCCAATGCGGAGTACGTCGGCATGTCGCCCACCGCCATGCAGGGCCGGCTGATGTCCGAACTCTTTCCGGAGTCGATGCACACGGACCTGTTCGACAAGCTCTGCGAGGTAGCCGACAGGGGCCAGTCCCTCCGGCACATCCAGCACTACCGTTACGACAACGTGAATGCCTGGCTGGATTACTCGATCAGCCGCTACGGCAGTGATGTGCTGTTTTCGTTTCTGGACGTGACGGAAATCAAGCAGCTTCAGCTCGCCCAGCAGGAACAGGCCGGGTTGCTGCAATCGGTGATCGACAACTCGCCCAACGGCATCGTCCTGATCGAAGCCATCCGCGACGAGCGGGGCATTATTCAGGATTTTCGGTATTTGCTTTCCAACAACACCAACAATGCGGCGCTGGGCTTGAGCCCGGAAGCGGTGTACCAGCAATCGGTAAAGACGCTCCAGCCCGGCATCCGGCAGACCGACCTTTTCCGGCAACTGGTGGAAGTGACCGAAACCGGACTTTCCCAGACGACGCTGCTGCACTTTGGCGAACCCCCCGAAGAAGGCTGGTTCGACTGTTCGATGACCCGGCAGGGCGATGGCGTCCTGTTCATGTTTCAGGACGTGACCGAACAGAAAAAAATGGAGCGCGCCATTCGGTCGCAGGCCAATCTGCTGCAGGGCATTCTGGACGTGGCCCCCGTTCACATCATCGTCTCCCAGGCGATTCGGAACGAGCAGAACCAAATCGTGGATTTCCGGCATGTGCTGGTCAATTCGCAGATTTGCGAATGGAGCGGCGTTCCGGTGGAGGAATTTTACCGGCAAACGGCCCTGGAAATGAGGATGGCCTACCCGGACCCGGAATCCTTTGCGGCCGATGTTCAAATGGTGGAAACGGGCGAGCCCCTGCACACGCAATTTGAGTATAACGGACGCTGGGTGGACATGCAGAAGGTCAAGTTTGACGACGGATTCATTGCTGCCGGTATCGATATCACGCAGCTGCAAATCTATCGACAGACGCTGGAAACCCGCAACCGGGACCTTGAACGGACCAACGAAAACCTGCGGCAGTTTGCCTACGTGGCCTCCCACGACCTGCAGGAACCGCTCCGGAAGCTTCAGTCGTTTGGTGACCTGCTCGAAGGCCAGTTTAAGGATGAACTGGGCGAAACGGGTCAGGACCTCATCGCCCGCATGCAGTCGGCCGCCCGCCGCATGTCCTCGCTTATCCATGACCTGCTCATGTTCAGCCGGGTATCCAACAACGAACTGGTACTGAAGCAGACCGACCTCAATGCGGTGGCGGGCGATGTGCTGCACACGCTGGAATTTCAGCTGGAGGAAAGCGGCGGCACCGTTCATTTCGAGCCGCTTCCGACGGTGACGGGCGACCGGATGCAGTTGCAGCAGCTGATTCAGAACCTCATCAGCAATGCCATCAAGTTCAGGCGGCCGGGGCATCCCCCGCGGATTCAGATTCGCCACCAGCTGGTATTGGGCGAAATCCTGCCCGCCCACCTCTCCCCGGCCCGAAAGTACCACCAGATCGAGGTGGAGGACAACGGCATCGGCTTCGATGAAAAGTACCTCGACCGTATTTTTCAGATTTTCCAGCGGCTCCACGGCAAAACCAATTTCACCGGCACGGGCATCGGACTGGCCATCTGCAAGCGGGTGGTCGAAAATCACCACGGTCACCTTACCGCCCGCAGCCAGCCCGACCAGGGCGCGACGTTCACGGTCTATCTCCCGGCCGAAACCGACTGA